One stretch of Pieris brassicae chromosome 8, ilPieBrab1.1, whole genome shotgun sequence DNA includes these proteins:
- the LOC123712940 gene encoding uncharacterized protein LOC123712940 isoform X5 yields MVANRTECEDKCLGEFSFVCRSATFDSALRTCSLSRFTRRTHPELLEDDHNAEYLENTCLNAERRCDGLAVFIKEENKRLGGPFEADVFSNMTLDECQSMCVRAEKYFCRSIEHDEMTKQCVLSEEDSVSQKDDVTVSASPTHHFYDLVCLDNLSHRVTARGTEYPDNSATSHLFAPGRRPDTAFQRYRNSRITGEFHSEITGRSLSECLDECLRQTSFQCRSAVYSDRARTCRLSRYNQKDGMRLLYDPDFDYYENLMHQIVTGENDVSSGGSQSSWGKPNKSGGTNNDRDRDRDRDRYPPGIDRYPDDDRYDDDKYYNRPDRYPDDRYPAGPDDRFPERYPDDRYPDDRYPPGVGPDRYPLDRYPPPSDRYPPLSDRYPPPSDRYPPTSDRYPPPSDRYPPPADRYPSRYPIVPVSDRYPAVPDRYPPPNDRYPSSDRYPPTVDQYPNRIPIDRYPGGKYPLDGERYPIDNEIGRYPVDRYPISRYPIDDYSDRYPQDRYPIRPGRYRPGYPRYPDRYDQDRYPGNEYRYPYSRYPVGVNRDPTPLGGDRYPDMYDKYPPNGSSYPGYGRGGYYGGDRYPTSDRYPTSDRYPTSDRYPTSDRYPTADRYPDTAIRPAPDRIPVEPRPTFGIRRPIDRPGGYRGNYAPPFERPIGGPGYGGYEPDGPISPVGPSGPIGGPIGGPIGGPIRPQIGQRPWQGSRCEEESFRQVGRQRMQRRFVRRFTTAQSLAQCQRECIEARDFICRSFNYREGAFGVEPRDNCELSDRDTRELDAANPAHFDNTANEYDFYERALGRIAEDCLDVSQVCNEDGMEFTLRLPEGFFGRMYTYGFYDRCFFRGNGGVQNVLRITGAHGYPECGTQRYGDTMTNIVVVQFSDNVQTSRDKRFNLTCLFRGPAEAVVTSNYIGAGSGSPIPIEYLPEESSLNSKVRLLILYQGRPTTTIAVGDPLTFRLEAQDGYNYATDIFATNVIARDPYSGRSVQLIDRVGCPVDPDVFPELDKGRSGDSLEARFNAFKIPESNFLVFEATVRTCRDGCQPAYCPNQAGRTEPSFGRRRRDVNSTTIPETNTTDTEETTTNKSEDTVFKISYEQATVDKYLKDEVETPSHVRKMIEVFDNRNELIEENGQADSAPVVAEAGVCVSPQHYRALLLALCSLLALLLAMLIVALYIYKRYWRVLRKNISAAAPPIARPAAPGPRPTRPSLFSASHLHKPFSLSGLGRNFTEIGEEAGSSGRLANTFDDGSEPIYTDPSLFERSRSLRSLHSLDLKPDRREHRA; encoded by the exons ATGGTCGCGAATCGTACAGAATGTGAAGATAAGTGCTTGGGGGAGTTTAGCTTTGTGTGTCGTTCAGCGACTTTTGATTCGGCTCTTAGGACCTGCTCATTGAGTAGGTTCACGAGAAGAACCCACCCGGAGTTGTTGGAAGATGACCATAACGCGGAATATTTGGAGAATACCTGTTTAAATG cTGAGAGAAGATGCGACGGCCTAGCTGTCTTCATAAAGGAAGAGAACAAACGGCTGGGAGGCCCATTCGAAGCGGACGTCTTCTCCAATATGACACTGGATGAATGTCAATCTATGTGTGTCCGAGCTGAAAA GTACTTTTGCCGTTCTATAGAGCACGATGAAATGACAAAGCAATGTGTCCTTTCTGAAGAAGACTCTGTGTCTCAGAAGGATGACGTCACTGTTAGTGCATCGCCTACCCATCATTTTTACGACCTTGTCTGCCTGGATAATC TCTCTCACCGGGTGACAGCTCGCGGTACCGAGTACCCGGACAACAGTGCGACATCCCACCTGTTTGCCCCGGGACGACGTCCGGATACTGCCTTCCAACGGTACCGCAACAGCCGGATAACCGGTGAATTCCACTCGGAAATAACGGGACGATCGCTGAGCGAGTGCCTGGATGAGTGCTTGCGACAGACGAGTTTTCAATGCAG gTCGGCTGTATATAGCGATCGTGCAAGAACATGTCGACTCAGCAGATATAACCAAAAAGATGGAATGCGTCTACTGTACGACCCTGACTTTGATTACTATGAGAACTTAATGC ATCAAATAGTAACTGGGGAAAATGATGTGTCCAGCGGTGGTTCGCAGTCGTCCTGGGGAAAGCCAAATAAATCAG GTGGTACCAACAATGATAGAGATAGGGACAGGGATAGAGATAGATATCCTCCGGGCATAGACCGCTATCCGGATGATGATAGATATGATGACGACAAATACTACAACCGCCCGGACCGATACCCGGACGATCGCTATCCGGCCGGTCCAGACGATCGCTTCCCGGAAAGATATCCAGATGACAGATATCCGGATGACAGATACCCACCTGGTGTTGGGCCTGACAGATACCCTCTCGATAGATATCCACCGCCTTCCGACCGATACCCTCCACTTTCTGATCGATACCCACCACCTTCTGATCGATACCCACCAACTTCCGACCGATACCCTCCACCTTCTGACCGTTACCCACCTCCTGCAGACAGATATCCATCTCGTTATCCAATAGTGCCAGTGTCTGATCGATATCCAGCAGTACCTGATCGGTATCCACCCCCAAACGACAGGTACCCATCTTCTGATCGATACCCACCTACTGTCGACCAATACCCAAATAGAATACCAATTGACCGTTATCCAGGTGGTAAATATCCCTTAGATGGTGAACGATATCCAATTGACAATGAGATTGGGCGATATCCAGTTGATCGGTACCCAATAAGTCGATACCCTATTGACGATTACTCAGATCGGTATCCACAGGACAGATATCCGATCCGACCCGGCCGATACCGACCGGGCTATCCCAGATATCCTGATAGATACGATCAGGACCGTTACCCCGGTAATGAGTACCGGTATCCATATAGCCGATACCCGGTTGGTGTAAACCGGGATCCTACGCCACTAGGCGGTGATAGGTACCCAGATATGTATGACAAATATCCACCAAACGGATCATCATATCCTG GATATGGGCGCGGTGGATATTATGGTGGTGATCGTTATCCGACGTCAGATCGCTACCCAACTTCTGATCGCTACCCAACTTCTGATCGGTACCCAACTTCTGATCGGTATCCAACAGCTGATCGGTATCCAGACACTGCTATTAGGCCAGCTCCAGACag aattccTGTGGAACCAAGGCCTACATTTGGTATAAGAAGACCTATAGACAGGCCTGGTGGTTACCGAGGAAACTACGCACCACCTTTTGAGAGGCCCATTG GTGGACCTGGTTATGGTGGCTACGAGCCAGATGGTCCAATATCACCAGTAGGTCCGTCTGGTCCTATCGGTGGACCAATCGGAGGACCGATCGGAGGCCCGATCCGTCCACAGATTGGACAAAGGCCCTGGCAAGGATCTCGTTGTGAGGAAGAGAGCTTTAGACAAGTTGGCCGACAACGTATGCAGAGACGATTTGTGAGGCGATTCACTACCGCACAATCGTTGGCTCAATGCCAGCGTGAATGTATCGAGGCGAGGGACTTTATATGTCGGTCGTTCAACTACAG gGAGGGAGCCTTCGGTGTTGAACCGCGCGATAACTGCGAGCTGAGCGATCGTGATACACGGGAGTTAGACGCGGCGAATCCTGCGCATTTCGACAATACCGCAAATGAGTATGACTTCTATGAACGAGCATTGGGACGAATCGCTGAAGATTGTTTAGAtg tatCCCAAGTTTGTAATGAGGATGGCATGGAGTTCACATTACGTCTACCAGAAGGTTTCTTCGGCCGTATGTACACGTACGGCTTCTATGACCGGTGCTTCTTCAGAGGAAATGGTGGTGTTCAGAATGTTCTCCGTATAACGGGTGCTCACGGTTATCCGGAGTGCGGGACACAGCGG TATGGAGACACAATGACAAACATCGTTGTGGTACAATTCAGTGATAATGTTCAAACATCACGCGACAAGCGATTTAACCTTACATGCCTCTTCCGGGGTCCTGCCGAGGCAGTTGTTACCTCTAACTACATTGGAGCAGG GTCCGGGAGTCCCATTCCGATTGAGTACCTTCCTGAGGAGAGTTCCCTGAATTCTAAAGTCCGATTGCTGATACTGTACCAAGGAAGACCAACAACTACTATCGCTGTGGGTGATCCATTAACGTTTAGATTGGAGGCACAGGACGGATACAACTACGCGACAGACATCTTCGCAACTAATGTTATCGCCAGAGACCCATATTCGGGAAGATCGGTGCAGCTTATTGATCGTGTTGG ATGTCCGGTAGACCCAGATGTATTCCCGGAGTTGGATAAAGGAAGAAGCGGCGATTCACTCGAAGCGAGGTTTAATGCATTCAAAATACCTGAGTCAAACTTTTTGGTGTTCGAGGCAACTGTGCGAACCTGTCGTGATGGATGCCAGCCG GCATACTGTCCAAATCAAGCCGGGCGTACTGAACCGTCATTTGGGCGACGTAGACGAGATGTGAACTCCACGACCATTCCTGAGACAAACACTACGGATACGGAAGAAACAACCACCAATAAGTCCGAAGATACAGTCTTTAAGATATCATACGAACAAGCAACAGTTGATAAGTATTTGAAGGATGAAGTTGAGACGCCCAGCCATGTGAGGAAAATGATCGAG GTATTTGACAACCGAAACGAGCTGATAGAGGAGAATGGTCAGGCAGACTCCGCCCCGGTTGTCGCTGAAGCGGGTGTTTGCGTGTCTCCACAGCACTACCGAGCTTTATTGCTGGCATTGTGCTCTTTGCTCGCTTTGCTCCTGGCTATGTTGATTGTCgctctatatatatacaa GCGTTACTGGCGCGTCCTTCGTAAGAACATATCGGCTGCAGCGCCTCCTATAGCGCGTCCAGCTGCCCCGGGACCGAGACCAACTCGACCATCATTATTCTCTGCTTCACACTTACATAAACCGTTCTCTTTAAG CGGACTAGGCAGAAATTTCACTGAAATTGGCGAAGAGGCGGGCTCTTCGGGACGTTTGGCGAACACTTTTGATGATGGAAGTGAACCAATTTATACTGACCCCTCACTGTTCGAACGATCTAGGTCTCTACGGTCCCTTCACTCATTGGACCTGAAACCTGACCGAAGAGAGCATCGtgcttaa
- the LOC123712940 gene encoding uncharacterized protein LOC123712940 isoform X2 produces the protein MKPRGLSVMHAFSALTMLTMANAQTTCNQGMGRVMYERLPNQQLHGFDDDVIRETAPPFRVLEKCQDLCLRDRSGNGLVRTCNSIDFQPGARIAAFSPEPEYEESTCYLTREQAAPEGIGTLMIVPNSVHFNEICLSSNRPERECPSRRYVFERHARKRLKLPSSDLKDIMVANRTECEDKCLGEFSFVCRSATFDSALRTCSLSRFTRRTHPELLEDDHNAEYLENTCLNAERRCDGLAVFIKEENKRLGGPFEADVFSNMTLDECQSMCVRAEKYFCRSIEHDEMTKQCVLSEEDSVSQKDDVTVSASPTHHFYDLVCLDNPRGTEYPDNSATSHLFAPGRRPDTAFQRYRNSRITGEFHSEITGRSLSECLDECLRQTSFQCRSAVYSDRARTCRLSRYNQKDGMRLLYDPDFDYYENLMHQIVTGENDVSSGGSQSSWGKPNKSGGTNNDRDRDRDRDRYPPGIDRYPDDDRYDDDKYYNRPDRYPDDRYPAGPDDRFPERYPDDRYPDDRYPPGVGPDRYPLDRYPPPSDRYPPLSDRYPPPSDRYPPTSDRYPPPSDRYPPPADRYPSRYPIVPVSDRYPAVPDRYPPPNDRYPSSDRYPPTVDQYPNRIPIDRYPGGKYPLDGERYPIDNEIGRYPVDRYPISRYPIDDYSDRYPQDRYPIRPGRYRPGYPRYPDRYDQDRYPGNEYRYPYSRYPVGVNRDPTPLGGDRYPDMYDKYPPNGSSYPGYGRGGYYGGDRYPTSDRYPTSDRYPTSDRYPTSDRYPTADRYPDTAIRPAPDRIPVEPRPTFGIRRPIDRPGGYRGNYAPPFERPIGGPGYGGYEPDGPISPVGPSGPIGGPIGGPIGGPIRPQIGQRPWQGSRCEEESFRQVGRQRMQRRFVRRFTTAQSLAQCQRECIEARDFICRSFNYREGAFGVEPRDNCELSDRDTRELDAANPAHFDNTANEYDFYERALGRIAEDCLDVSQVCNEDGMEFTLRLPEGFFGRMYTYGFYDRCFFRGNGGVQNVLRITGAHGYPECGTQRYGDTMTNIVVVQFSDNVQTSRDKRFNLTCLFRGPAEAVVTSNYIGAGSGSPIPIEYLPEESSLNSKVRLLILYQGRPTTTIAVGDPLTFRLEAQDGYNYATDIFATNVIARDPYSGRSVQLIDRVGCPVDPDVFPELDKGRSGDSLEARFNAFKIPESNFLVFEATVRTCRDGCQPAYCPNQAGRTEPSFGRRRRDVNSTTIPETNTTDTEETTTNKSEDTVFKISYEQATVDKYLKDEVETPSHVRKMIEVFDNRNELIEENGQADSAPVVAEAGVCVSPQHYRALLLALCSLLALLLAMLIVALYIYKRYWRVLRKNISAAAPPIARPAAPGPRPTRPSLFSASHLHKPFSLSGLGRNFTEIGEEAGSSGRLANTFDDGSEPIYTDPSLFERSRSLRSLHSLDLKPDRREHRA, from the exons ATGAAGCCACGAGGGTTGAGCGTCATGCACGCCTTCTCAGCTCTTACTATGCTAACGATGGCTAATG CACAAACGACTTGTAATCAGGGTATGGGACGAGTTATGTATGAAAGACTTCCCAATCAACAACTCCATGGCTTCGATGATGATgtt ATTCGTGAAACAGCACCCCCTTTTCGCGTCTTGGAAAAATGCCAAGATCTGTGTCTTCGTGATAGATCGGGAAATGGCCTTGTAAGGACTTGTAACTCTATAGACTTCCAGCCAGGAGCGAGGATAGCCGCCTTCAGCCCGGAACCGGAGTATGAGGAGTCAACCTGCTACCTTACAAGGGAACAGGCGGCTCCAGAGGGAATAGGAACGCTTATGATTGTCCCCAACAGTGTTCATTTCAATGAGATCTGCTTATCAT CGAATCGGCCAGAACGGGAATGCCCATCCAGACGTTATGTGTTCGAACGTCACGCTCGTAAGCGTCTCAAACTGCCCTCATCAGATTTAAAGGACATCATGGTCGCGAATCGTACAGAATGTGAAGATAAGTGCTTGGGGGAGTTTAGCTTTGTGTGTCGTTCAGCGACTTTTGATTCGGCTCTTAGGACCTGCTCATTGAGTAGGTTCACGAGAAGAACCCACCCGGAGTTGTTGGAAGATGACCATAACGCGGAATATTTGGAGAATACCTGTTTAAATG cTGAGAGAAGATGCGACGGCCTAGCTGTCTTCATAAAGGAAGAGAACAAACGGCTGGGAGGCCCATTCGAAGCGGACGTCTTCTCCAATATGACACTGGATGAATGTCAATCTATGTGTGTCCGAGCTGAAAA GTACTTTTGCCGTTCTATAGAGCACGATGAAATGACAAAGCAATGTGTCCTTTCTGAAGAAGACTCTGTGTCTCAGAAGGATGACGTCACTGTTAGTGCATCGCCTACCCATCATTTTTACGACCTTGTCTGCCTGGATAATC CTCGCGGTACCGAGTACCCGGACAACAGTGCGACATCCCACCTGTTTGCCCCGGGACGACGTCCGGATACTGCCTTCCAACGGTACCGCAACAGCCGGATAACCGGTGAATTCCACTCGGAAATAACGGGACGATCGCTGAGCGAGTGCCTGGATGAGTGCTTGCGACAGACGAGTTTTCAATGCAG gTCGGCTGTATATAGCGATCGTGCAAGAACATGTCGACTCAGCAGATATAACCAAAAAGATGGAATGCGTCTACTGTACGACCCTGACTTTGATTACTATGAGAACTTAATGC ATCAAATAGTAACTGGGGAAAATGATGTGTCCAGCGGTGGTTCGCAGTCGTCCTGGGGAAAGCCAAATAAATCAG GTGGTACCAACAATGATAGAGATAGGGACAGGGATAGAGATAGATATCCTCCGGGCATAGACCGCTATCCGGATGATGATAGATATGATGACGACAAATACTACAACCGCCCGGACCGATACCCGGACGATCGCTATCCGGCCGGTCCAGACGATCGCTTCCCGGAAAGATATCCAGATGACAGATATCCGGATGACAGATACCCACCTGGTGTTGGGCCTGACAGATACCCTCTCGATAGATATCCACCGCCTTCCGACCGATACCCTCCACTTTCTGATCGATACCCACCACCTTCTGATCGATACCCACCAACTTCCGACCGATACCCTCCACCTTCTGACCGTTACCCACCTCCTGCAGACAGATATCCATCTCGTTATCCAATAGTGCCAGTGTCTGATCGATATCCAGCAGTACCTGATCGGTATCCACCCCCAAACGACAGGTACCCATCTTCTGATCGATACCCACCTACTGTCGACCAATACCCAAATAGAATACCAATTGACCGTTATCCAGGTGGTAAATATCCCTTAGATGGTGAACGATATCCAATTGACAATGAGATTGGGCGATATCCAGTTGATCGGTACCCAATAAGTCGATACCCTATTGACGATTACTCAGATCGGTATCCACAGGACAGATATCCGATCCGACCCGGCCGATACCGACCGGGCTATCCCAGATATCCTGATAGATACGATCAGGACCGTTACCCCGGTAATGAGTACCGGTATCCATATAGCCGATACCCGGTTGGTGTAAACCGGGATCCTACGCCACTAGGCGGTGATAGGTACCCAGATATGTATGACAAATATCCACCAAACGGATCATCATATCCTG GATATGGGCGCGGTGGATATTATGGTGGTGATCGTTATCCGACGTCAGATCGCTACCCAACTTCTGATCGCTACCCAACTTCTGATCGGTACCCAACTTCTGATCGGTATCCAACAGCTGATCGGTATCCAGACACTGCTATTAGGCCAGCTCCAGACag aattccTGTGGAACCAAGGCCTACATTTGGTATAAGAAGACCTATAGACAGGCCTGGTGGTTACCGAGGAAACTACGCACCACCTTTTGAGAGGCCCATTG GTGGACCTGGTTATGGTGGCTACGAGCCAGATGGTCCAATATCACCAGTAGGTCCGTCTGGTCCTATCGGTGGACCAATCGGAGGACCGATCGGAGGCCCGATCCGTCCACAGATTGGACAAAGGCCCTGGCAAGGATCTCGTTGTGAGGAAGAGAGCTTTAGACAAGTTGGCCGACAACGTATGCAGAGACGATTTGTGAGGCGATTCACTACCGCACAATCGTTGGCTCAATGCCAGCGTGAATGTATCGAGGCGAGGGACTTTATATGTCGGTCGTTCAACTACAG gGAGGGAGCCTTCGGTGTTGAACCGCGCGATAACTGCGAGCTGAGCGATCGTGATACACGGGAGTTAGACGCGGCGAATCCTGCGCATTTCGACAATACCGCAAATGAGTATGACTTCTATGAACGAGCATTGGGACGAATCGCTGAAGATTGTTTAGAtg tatCCCAAGTTTGTAATGAGGATGGCATGGAGTTCACATTACGTCTACCAGAAGGTTTCTTCGGCCGTATGTACACGTACGGCTTCTATGACCGGTGCTTCTTCAGAGGAAATGGTGGTGTTCAGAATGTTCTCCGTATAACGGGTGCTCACGGTTATCCGGAGTGCGGGACACAGCGG TATGGAGACACAATGACAAACATCGTTGTGGTACAATTCAGTGATAATGTTCAAACATCACGCGACAAGCGATTTAACCTTACATGCCTCTTCCGGGGTCCTGCCGAGGCAGTTGTTACCTCTAACTACATTGGAGCAGG GTCCGGGAGTCCCATTCCGATTGAGTACCTTCCTGAGGAGAGTTCCCTGAATTCTAAAGTCCGATTGCTGATACTGTACCAAGGAAGACCAACAACTACTATCGCTGTGGGTGATCCATTAACGTTTAGATTGGAGGCACAGGACGGATACAACTACGCGACAGACATCTTCGCAACTAATGTTATCGCCAGAGACCCATATTCGGGAAGATCGGTGCAGCTTATTGATCGTGTTGG ATGTCCGGTAGACCCAGATGTATTCCCGGAGTTGGATAAAGGAAGAAGCGGCGATTCACTCGAAGCGAGGTTTAATGCATTCAAAATACCTGAGTCAAACTTTTTGGTGTTCGAGGCAACTGTGCGAACCTGTCGTGATGGATGCCAGCCG GCATACTGTCCAAATCAAGCCGGGCGTACTGAACCGTCATTTGGGCGACGTAGACGAGATGTGAACTCCACGACCATTCCTGAGACAAACACTACGGATACGGAAGAAACAACCACCAATAAGTCCGAAGATACAGTCTTTAAGATATCATACGAACAAGCAACAGTTGATAAGTATTTGAAGGATGAAGTTGAGACGCCCAGCCATGTGAGGAAAATGATCGAG GTATTTGACAACCGAAACGAGCTGATAGAGGAGAATGGTCAGGCAGACTCCGCCCCGGTTGTCGCTGAAGCGGGTGTTTGCGTGTCTCCACAGCACTACCGAGCTTTATTGCTGGCATTGTGCTCTTTGCTCGCTTTGCTCCTGGCTATGTTGATTGTCgctctatatatatacaa GCGTTACTGGCGCGTCCTTCGTAAGAACATATCGGCTGCAGCGCCTCCTATAGCGCGTCCAGCTGCCCCGGGACCGAGACCAACTCGACCATCATTATTCTCTGCTTCACACTTACATAAACCGTTCTCTTTAAG CGGACTAGGCAGAAATTTCACTGAAATTGGCGAAGAGGCGGGCTCTTCGGGACGTTTGGCGAACACTTTTGATGATGGAAGTGAACCAATTTATACTGACCCCTCACTGTTCGAACGATCTAGGTCTCTACGGTCCCTTCACTCATTGGACCTGAAACCTGACCGAAGAGAGCATCGtgcttaa